The Limnochorda sp. LNt genome includes a region encoding these proteins:
- a CDS encoding DUF1641 domain-containing protein → MTSAEATPTAERQAQEAIDEAAGRRLLARVEGLEASGALALLEDAAIAMKALFDAMTPGVMARVTMLAAQAGELADELIHSGRPVPLDALRAMGAAAQEARAWDRAPRWSHLARLAHDPDTRRGLGFMLALAHHLGKRLTP, encoded by the coding sequence ATGACCAGCGCCGAAGCGACGCCGACCGCCGAGCGGCAGGCCCAGGAGGCCATCGACGAAGCCGCCGGTCGCCGGCTATTGGCCCGGGTCGAGGGGTTGGAGGCCTCCGGCGCTCTCGCGCTGCTGGAGGACGCCGCGATCGCGATGAAGGCACTCTTCGACGCCATGACGCCAGGCGTGATGGCACGGGTCACCATGCTGGCCGCGCAGGCGGGCGAGCTGGCCGACGAGCTCATCCACAGCGGACGTCCGGTGCCTCTCGATGCGCTGCGGGCGATGGGGGCGGCCGCGCAAGAGGCAAGGGCATGGGACCGGGCGCCCCGATGGTCGCACCTGGCGAGGCTGGCCCATGACCCCGATACCCGCCGGGGTCTTGGCTTCATGCTGGCGTTGGCTCACCACCTGGGCAAGCGGCTGACCCCCTGA
- a CDS encoding FAD/NAD(P)-binding oxidoreductase, whose protein sequence is MTVDVPHKCPVAPLEMAFTLDRHFRRLGRRDQVELVYTYPINRVHSLAPVADWASAEFERRGILYETFFNVERVDPEARVVYSAEGGQYAYDLLISVPPHRGARVVADSGLGDEQGFVPTDRYTLRARDYPNVFVVGDATNLPVSKAGSTAHYQAEVVADSIASALEGDSSMARYDGKVFCFIEAGGDEGTYIEFSYTRPPRPVRPSSLLHQLKLACNELYWLSARAVL, encoded by the coding sequence ATGACGGTCGACGTCCCCCACAAGTGTCCGGTGGCTCCGCTGGAGATGGCCTTCACCCTCGACCGCCACTTTCGGCGGCTCGGACGGCGCGACCAGGTCGAACTGGTCTACACCTACCCCATCAATCGCGTGCACTCCCTGGCACCGGTGGCCGATTGGGCGTCGGCGGAGTTCGAGCGGCGCGGCATCCTGTACGAGACGTTCTTCAACGTCGAACGGGTCGATCCCGAGGCCCGGGTCGTCTACAGCGCGGAAGGAGGCCAGTACGCCTACGACCTCCTCATCTCCGTACCGCCTCACCGAGGAGCCCGCGTCGTCGCTGACTCCGGCCTGGGCGATGAGCAGGGATTCGTCCCCACCGACCGCTACACGCTCCGGGCGCGGGATTACCCCAACGTCTTCGTGGTCGGCGACGCCACCAACCTGCCGGTCAGCAAGGCGGGCTCGACCGCCCACTACCAGGCCGAGGTCGTGGCCGACAGCATCGCCTCGGCCCTCGAGGGCGACTCGTCGATGGCCCGTTACGACGGCAAGGTCTTCTGTTTCATCGAGGCTGGCGGCGACGAGGGCACGTACATCGAGTTCAGCTACACGCGTCCGCCTCGGCCGGTACGGCCGTCGTCCCTGCTCCACCAGTTGAAGCTGGCCTGCAACGAACTCTACTGGCTCTCGGCTCGAGCCGTCCTGTGA